In Bacteroidota bacterium, a single window of DNA contains:
- the gmd gene encoding GDP-mannose 4,6-dehydratase: MSKKALLTGITGQDGSYLAELLLQKGYEVHGIIRRSSSFNTGRIDHLYNDPQLLGKRLFLHFGDLTDTSNLNRILERIQPDEIYNLAAQSHVKVSFELPEYTAEVDAIGTVRFLDAIREVGIKPKFYQASTSELFGKAQQVPQNEKTPFYPRSPYGVAKLYGYWIIINYREAYNIFACNGILFNHESPRRGETFVTRKITRAAAKIKLGMEEKLSLGNLNAKRDWGYAPEYVDGMWRMLQLDHPEDFVLATGETHTVREFAEVAFAEVGIALKWEGDGPGEKGIDKKTGKTVVEVDSRYYRPTEVELLIGDPAKAKEKLGWTPKVKFEELVKIMVKGDYEKISKRGY; encoded by the coding sequence ATGTCAAAAAAAGCATTGCTGACCGGCATCACAGGGCAGGATGGATCCTATCTTGCCGAATTGCTCCTGCAAAAAGGGTACGAAGTGCACGGCATCATCCGCCGAAGCAGTTCATTCAACACCGGGAGGATCGACCACCTCTATAATGACCCGCAGCTTCTTGGCAAGAGGCTTTTTCTTCATTTCGGGGATCTGACCGACACGAGCAACTTGAACCGGATCCTCGAAAGGATCCAGCCCGACGAGATCTATAATCTCGCCGCGCAAAGCCATGTCAAGGTATCGTTCGAGCTTCCCGAGTACACGGCCGAGGTCGACGCGATCGGGACCGTCCGATTTCTTGACGCGATCAGAGAAGTGGGGATCAAACCGAAATTTTACCAGGCGTCCACGAGCGAATTGTTCGGCAAAGCGCAGCAGGTTCCGCAGAATGAAAAGACTCCGTTCTATCCGCGCAGCCCGTATGGCGTGGCAAAACTGTACGGGTACTGGATCATCATCAATTATCGTGAGGCCTATAATATTTTTGCCTGCAACGGAATTCTCTTCAACCATGAATCCCCCCGGAGAGGTGAAACGTTCGTCACCAGGAAAATTACGAGAGCGGCGGCGAAGATCAAATTGGGTATGGAAGAAAAACTCTCGCTCGGGAATCTCAATGCGAAGAGGGATTGGGGCTACGCCCCCGAGTATGTCGACGGCATGTGGCGCATGCTCCAGCTGGACCATCCCGAGGATTTTGTCCTTGCGACCGGCGAGACGCACACGGTCCGCGAATTTGCCGAAGTTGCATTTGCGGAGGTGGGGATTGCATTGAAGTGGGAAGGAGATGGCCCCGGTGAAAAGGGGATCGACAAGAAGACCGGTAAAACGGTCGTCGAGGTTGACTCCCGCTACTACCGTCCGACCGAGGTCGAATTGCTGATCGGCGATCCCGCAAAGGCGAAGGAGAAACTCGGCTGGACGCCGAAAGTAAAATTCGAAGAGCTGGTGAAAATAATGGTAAAAGGAGATTACGAAAAGATTTCTAAGAGGGGGTATTAG
- a CDS encoding GDP-mannose 4,6-dehydratase yields MKVLITGIGGFAGSHLAEYVLDQGVAEVAGTIRDAEKNENIRSREKNIDLHECDVVDFQSVFGVLKEVKPDIIFHLAGQAFVPSSFEHAAETFKVNVIAPINIFEAVKAADIAPRIVVVTSGEVYGETAGLPAVHTERSIPHPVNPYAASKTSIDYIAQTYKTYEGLNIVIARPFNHTGPRQKPSFVCSSLARQISLIRKNNAPPVIQIGSIKPRRDFTDVRDVVRAYWLLGAVPNGKEFMYNVCSGKIFSIEEIIRLYETITGITFELHVEQKRLRGYDIQLLAGSNELLRSATGWQPEIPMERTLKDILATWMEK; encoded by the coding sequence ATGAAAGTTCTTATTACCGGTATCGGGGGATTTGCCGGAAGTCATCTCGCGGAATATGTTCTCGATCAAGGCGTCGCAGAAGTCGCCGGAACAATCCGCGACGCGGAAAAGAACGAGAACATCCGTTCCCGCGAAAAGAACATCGACCTGCACGAATGCGATGTCGTGGATTTTCAGTCGGTGTTCGGGGTGCTCAAAGAGGTCAAGCCGGACATTATTTTTCACCTGGCCGGACAGGCGTTCGTGCCAAGTTCGTTCGAGCACGCGGCAGAAACGTTCAAAGTCAACGTCATCGCCCCGATCAACATTTTTGAAGCAGTGAAGGCGGCCGACATCGCGCCGAGGATCGTCGTCGTGACGTCGGGCGAGGTGTACGGCGAGACGGCCGGATTGCCTGCCGTGCACACGGAGCGATCGATCCCACATCCCGTCAACCCCTATGCCGCGAGCAAAACGAGCATCGATTACATTGCGCAGACGTATAAAACGTATGAAGGGCTGAACATCGTCATTGCCCGGCCGTTCAATCATACCGGCCCGCGTCAGAAGCCGTCGTTCGTCTGTTCATCGCTCGCCCGCCAGATCTCATTGATCCGAAAGAACAATGCGCCCCCCGTCATTCAGATCGGCAGCATCAAGCCGCGGAGGGATTTCACCGATGTTCGCGACGTCGTTCGCGCGTACTGGCTCCTGGGTGCAGTCCCGAATGGAAAAGAGTTCATGTACAATGTCTGCTCCGGGAAGATTTTCTCGATCGAGGAAATTATCAGGCTCTATGAGACAATTACCGGAATAACGTTTGAGCTGCATGTCGAACAGAAGAGACTGCGCGGATACGACATCCAGCTTCTTGCGGGATCGAATGAGCTGTTGAGGAGTGCGACGGGATGGCAGCCCGAAATCCCTATGGAGAGAACATTGAAGGACATTCTCGCGACGTGGATGGAAAAATAG